Sequence from the Flavobacteriales bacterium genome:
CGAATAATGAGCATGCTGCGGACCGGCCGCGATGTGTTCAATTGATCCAACGTTACGAAATACGGACTGCCACTGCTCCAATCAGTGACTCTAAGGTTTCTTACTACAGCGTTTGCGTCCGCTTTGAACTCAAAACATGCATCGCCAACAGTAATCTCTGACGATGGAAATCGATGAATGTCCTTATGATCGGGAAAACCCAGAAACACGCCACGCATCAATGCGCAACTTGAAAACGAGAGGCAAAGAATTGAGAAAAGGATAGAGCGGAAATTCACTTTATGAATAGCGCTCATTCAAACTATTCAAGTGATGTTCCATGTGATAAATGGTGAAGTAAAGCATTTCGCGGAGTGTCAAGTTGCCGATGAGCGGATGAGGAACTGCCGTTGAGTCTAAATTGGACTCTGACCATTGATGTACCTGATTGATCAACAAGCCCATTTCTTCCTTAAAACGTTCAACCAAAACTTCTCTTTCTTCCTTTTTGACAGCGCGAGGCACGTATTCTCCCATTGCCTTTCCACCATTGCTAAGCGCATCGGTATATGCTTTTATCGTGTCTTCATAACTACGACTTGGGCGCTTTGCCTTTCCGAATTTCAGCAACAGCAAAATCCTCGGATATCCCATTCCTTTGGCCAAAGGTTTTGTGCTTTTGACTAAATGGAGCAAATGCTGACCTGCCGTCCAAGCACCATCTGGTGCTGCTTCCATTTTCTCGATAGGCTTATCTAAAAACCAACTTCGAATAGCCTTTGACTGTTTTTCCAGTTGGCTGATGATTTCTTTCTTATCGTACTCCATGACGCTAATTTATTCTTTTAGCGACTGAAGAATACAATCAGTTGAAAATTGTGCGGAATGCGTATTCGATGAAGATGCCATCTTTCGGCTACGGAAATATGATTGAAATCGTATCCATATGTTGAAATTTCCTTACATGATTGAATGCCATCGCTTCATGTAATTTACTATTCTATTTTTGAACCTGCTCCAAACACATCGATTCAAGTACGTTTGGGAATCGGAAGATGCTATTCAATTCAATCGAATTCCTTCTTTTTTGTTTGGTGGTGTTCCCATCATACTTTCTTCTACCCCATAGGCATAGATGGATACTCTTACTTGCTGCAAGTGTATTCTTTTACGGTTTTTGGAAAGCGGAATACCTCCTACTGATTCTCGTTTCAGCTGTTACCGATTATTTCTGCGGTCTGAAGATGGCTGGTTCAGATAGTAAAGCAGCTCGAAAGCCATTTCTAATTCTGTCCCTAGTTGTGAATCTAGGAATTCTATTTACGTTCAAATATTTCAACTTTTTTCTAGAAAGCACCTCTGGATTGTGGGGATTAGCGGGAAACACAAGTAGCTGGAATCTCATTCTACCAATGGGAATATCGTTTTACACATTCCAAACCATGGCTTACACCATTGATGTGTATTACGGCAGGATAGTACCAGAAAGGAATTTTGGCATTTTCTCTCTGTATGTCACGTTCTTCCCTCAGTTGGTTGCTGGGCCTATCGAAAGAGCTTCTCACTTGCTGCCACAATTACGGAAAGTTCACGTTTGGTCATCCGAAAGGTTTGTTTCTGGCATTCGCTTAATTCTCTGGGGGCTATTCAAAAAAACTGTTCTTGCGGATCGGCTTGCTTCTATCGTGGACCCAATTTATGGCGCGAATGACACTTTTGGAGGATTGGTCATGGCAATTGCAACTGTGTTCTTCGCTTTTCAGATCTATTGCGATTTTTCTGGATATTCCGATATGGCTATTGGGCTTGCCAGAATTCTGGGAGTAGACCTAATGAAGAATTTCAGATCGCCCTATTTTTCAGGAAGTATCCGCGAATTTTGGAGTCGCTGGCACATTTCGCTTTCAACTTGGTTTCGCGACTACCTATACATTCCTCTTGGTGGCAATAGATCTGGCATATTGCGCACAAACCTCAATCTGTTAACCGTATTTTTAGTCAGCGGACTTTGGCATGGAGCCAATTGGACGTTTGTTGTTTGGGGCGGATTACACGGCAGTTATCTGGTAGTAGAAAATCTTTTCAGGTCTGTTCATCTCCCGTCATCAAATAATTTGATTCTAAAGTGGTTGAAAATCGGAGCGTGCTTCATACTGGTAACCTTCAGCTGGATATTTTTTCGAGCCAACAATATCACTCACGCATTTGAGGTCATAACTCAACTGACTACAATTTCAATAATGGAATTGAAAGACCTTGCTTGGTTGCTTAGACAGATTGCTGTATTGGACACTCATAATTTTCTTCAACCTGTTAATATCGGAGGAGTGAGAATCCCAGTGACCTTAGGTGGGTTTCTATTTGTGAGCGTACTTATTCCTGCAATGAGCATGTTCGAATTCGCTTTTGAATCAAATTCATTCAACCTTCAGAAACGATTATCGGGGAATATTGCCACGGTAATTACACTAAGCGCGCTGATAATACTGATCGTTGTTTTTGGGATGTTCAGTGGTAATAAGTTCATATACTTCCAGTTTTAATGACGAACAGGCCACAAAATATATTAGCGATTCTCGGAATAAGCTTCACTGTTGCATTCGTCATCCTTTATACATTTCAACACTGGACTGAATCCACAATGAAAGCGCTGGAGTCTGGCTCGATAGGGAAAATAAATGCAATCCTTAACACGAAAGTTTCTTACGATATCACATTTTGGGGATCTAGCACCACTTTGGTTCACGTTATTCCCAAGGAAGTCGATTCAATTCTTGGCATTGAATCCTACAACTATGGACTGGATGGCACCAATTTCCAGCAGTATTCAGGTCTTCTTAGAACTTACGCCAATTACGCAGGACCATCGGTTGTTGTCATTGGTATAAATATCACCACTTTTCATCCAAGAAGTGAGCTTTACTTTCCTGAGCACTACGTGAACGCAATCGGAAATGAAGTGGTCAGATCCGCTCTAAACAGCATTGACCCTTGGACTACAACCAAGATGTACTGGATTCCGCTCTATGACCTAACCTTATTTGATGACAAATTATATTATCAGATCCTAAACCCTGCTGAATCAAACTTGATATCGAAAGGATTTCAAGCACATCACGGACTTGAATTTCTGCAACCGGGGCCTATACCCTATGATTCCATTGAAATCTCGAGACCTTATGTTGATCATCTTTATGGAGTTCTTGACGAACTACGAATTAAGGGACACAAACCAGTGATAATAGTAAGTCCTTTATACAGAGAAGGATTGAAGGAGATCAAGAATATTTCTGATTTCAACGCTATTCTATATGAACTCGGACAAAAGAAGATTCCTGTGTTCAATTATTTGAACTCTGATCTTTGTATCAACAAAGACCTATTCTACAATTACATGCATCTGAACATAAAGGGGGCTAAGCTACATTCTCAAGAACTGGCTTACGATTTAAAACCATTATTCCGTTCTTTCAACCAGTAGTCGCGCGCTACTTCGTTCCGTACACGTATTGCAGAAACTCCTTCTTCGTCTCTTCGTTTTGGAACGCTCCACTG
This genomic interval carries:
- a CDS encoding DinB family protein gives rise to the protein MEYDKKEIISQLEKQSKAIRSWFLDKPIEKMEAAPDGAWTAGQHLLHLVKSTKPLAKGMGYPRILLLLKFGKAKRPSRSYEDTIKAYTDALSNGGKAMGEYVPRAVKKEEREVLVERFKEEMGLLINQVHQWSESNLDSTAVPHPLIGNLTLREMLYFTIYHMEHHLNSLNERYS
- a CDS encoding MBOAT family protein, with amino-acid sequence MLFNSIEFLLFCLVVFPSYFLLPHRHRWILLLAASVFFYGFWKAEYLLLILVSAVTDYFCGLKMAGSDSKAARKPFLILSLVVNLGILFTFKYFNFFLESTSGLWGLAGNTSSWNLILPMGISFYTFQTMAYTIDVYYGRIVPERNFGIFSLYVTFFPQLVAGPIERASHLLPQLRKVHVWSSERFVSGIRLILWGLFKKTVLADRLASIVDPIYGANDTFGGLVMAIATVFFAFQIYCDFSGYSDMAIGLARILGVDLMKNFRSPYFSGSIREFWSRWHISLSTWFRDYLYIPLGGNRSGILRTNLNLLTVFLVSGLWHGANWTFVVWGGLHGSYLVVENLFRSVHLPSSNNLILKWLKIGACFILVTFSWIFFRANNITHAFEVITQLTTISIMELKDLAWLLRQIAVLDTHNFLQPVNIGGVRIPVTLGGFLFVSVLIPAMSMFEFAFESNSFNLQKRLSGNIATVITLSALIILIVVFGMFSGNKFIYFQF